The Rugosibacter aromaticivorans region TGAAATATTGGGATTTGAATGCAGAGCCAGAAGAGCAGGTGCTTGCTGTGGTTGAAAATAGGCGCGCCGGTTGGCAATAAGTTATACTTTGCTGAATTAAAAGAGTCACGTTCGCACTGCCAGTGACCTTATCATGGTTTTTGAACTAAACACCTGAGAGGAGACTCACCATGAATGCCCCCTTATCTGCAGACGCACTCAAGCAAGACAAACTGCGTCAGTTACTCAGCGACCTGGAAAACCGGGTCGTCGTCAATGGCCCGGGCGATATCGCGCTCGGCGCGCGTAACATCTACACGGACCCGACGCTGTTCGAGCTGGAGCTGGAACACCTGATTGAAGGCGGGTGGGTGTATGCGGCGCATGAAAGCCAGCTGCCCAACCCCAACGACTACTTCACCATCAACGTGGGTCGGCAACCCGTCGTCCTCACCCGAGATGCAGAGGGCAAGGTTCACGGTTTTCTGAACGTCTGCGCCCACCGTGGCGCCAAAGTGGTGCGCCACACCAAAGGCAACCAGAAAGTGCACCTGTGCATGTTTCACGGCTGGTGTTACAACTCGAAAGGCGAACTCATCAACGTCACCGACGAAGCCGACGGTGGCTACCCCCCTGGCTTCGATCGCAAACACCTGGGCCTGACCCCGGTGGCTAAACTGGAAAGCTACCGCGGCTTTATCTGGGTCAGTCTCAACCCTGACGTGCCGCCGTTAAAGGAATACCTCAACGGCTCGACCACCTTTATTGACCTGCTGGTCGATCAATCGCCGACGGGCGAACTTGAAGTGCTGCCCGGTGAGACGACCTACATCTACCAGGGCAACTGGAAGCTGCAGGCTGAGAATGGCTTGGATGGCTATCACGTCAAAGCCACCCACGGCAACTACCTGATGACCGTGGGGCGGCGCGCCAAAGGACAATCCACCACCGAAACCAAAACCTACGACATCTCCAAACTGGACAAGGGCGCGAGTGGTTTTTACGCCTTCGACCAAGGGCACGCCGTGTTGTACGCGGTCTATCCCAACTATCAGGATCGGCCGAACTTTGAATTCCGCGACAGTTATTTTGAGAAGTATGGCGTCGCCCGCGCGGTATGGATGACCGAACGCCTGCGCAACCTGATGCTGATGCCTAACGTCTTCCTGATGGATCAGATGAGCACCCAGATTCGTGTCTTCCGGCCGCTGGCGGTTGATCGCACCGAAGTCATCACCTACTGCGTCGCCCCCAAGGGCGAAAGCGCGAAAGCCCGTGAAAATCGTCTCCGGCAATACGAAGATTTCTTCAACGCCAGCGGCATGGCCACCCCCGATGACCTGGCCGAATTCCGCAACTGCCAGATTGGCTTCCAGGCCAAGGCAGCCCCCTTCAGCGACATCTCGCGCGGTCAGACGCGCTGGGAACGCGGCGTCAATGCGGTGGGTCAGGAAATCGGCGTTGAAGCCCGCATGAGCAGCACCCAGGTTGCCGACGAAGGCATCTATGTCAGTATTCTCGAGGAATGGGCCCGGCGCATGCAGGACATTGTACAAAAAGAGCTTGAAAGGAGTGGTCAATGAACGCCGTGAATGAATCCTCCCACCACACCGTGACAGTTGCCGCCTGGCACTCGGTGTTGCGCTTTCTGGGGCAGGAGGCCAAACATCTTGACGACAAGGACTGGGATGCCTGGCTGGCGTTGTATGCCCCGGATGTCGACTACTGGGTGCCGGCCTGGGACAGCGACGGCACCCTGGTTACCGACCCGACGAAACATGTTTCGCTGATCTACTACAAAAATCGTGGCGGCTTGGAAGATCGCGTTTTTCGCATTCGCACGGGACGCTCTGCCTCCAGCACGCCATTGGCACGGACTAGCCACCAGTTTCAGCTGATCGATCTCAGCGAGCCAGACGATGTCGTGTTGGCACGTACCAACTGGGTAGTGCATACCGTCACCGAGCATGCGGTACGTAGCTATTTCGGCACGGCGCATTACACTCTCAAGCCACATAACGACAGCTGGCTGATCCATGCCAAGAAAACCATTGTCCTCAACGACCGCATCGATCAGGTTCTCGATGTGTTTCACATCTAGTCGGGTAGTATTGAATGACGACTTCTCTACAAGAACGCCCGGCCCGTCCAGCAGTTGGTGTCGTTATTGGTGACCCCGCAGGCATCGGCCCCGAGGTTATTGCCAAGGCGTGGCTAGCTGGGCAACTGCACGCTGCATGCCGTCCTGTTTTAATTGGCAGCGCGGCAGCCATGGCGCGTGCCTTAGGTTTTATTGGCAAGACCGCTCAAATCAATGTGCTAACAGATCCTGCCACGGTGCCTGCAGGCATCGTTGATCGGGTGGATACACTGGATATTCTTGATACTGGCCGAATGGATGGTGAGCCGCTTCCTTTGGGCGAAGACACCGCTGTTGGTGGTCGAGTGAGTGCAGAGTGGCTTGACGAAGCTGATCAGTTGGCACGTAGCGGACAGTTTGCGGCAACTGTTATGGGCCCCATCAGCACCGGCTCAATGAAGATGGCTGGCACGCTCGATAAGGTTGTGAGCGTCACGCCAGGTGAAAGTTATTTGCTTCTAGTCTCGGGGCCTTTGCGTGTGGCGCATCTGACCGATCACATGGCGTTACGTGATGTGTGCGAGATCATTAGCCGGGATCTGGTGGCATTAACCCTGCGCAAGCTGGATGCGGTCATGCGTGAATGGGGAATTCCAAAACCACGCATTGTCGTTGCCGGGCTAAATCCACATGCCATGGGCCGTGAAGATAGCGAACAGATCGCCCCAGCCGTTGCCCAGGCAAGGGCTGAGGGTATAGATGCCACAGGGCCGATGAGTCCTGATACGGTGTTCCGTCAGTGCATTGAAGGGCGTTTTGATATCGTGCTGGCCATGTATCACGACCAGGGACATATCGCGATCAAAACCTGGGGATTTTCAGGCAACAGCGCCATCATTCTTGGCCCGCCTTATACGCATCTGTCGGTTGCGCATGGTACTGCTTTCGACATTGTGGGCAAGAATATCGCTGATCACACCATGATGCAAAGTGCGATTATCACAGGGGCTTATTTGGCAGCGGGCCGAGGCTTTCCATCAGAGAAGTAGTCCCGAAGGCGGAAGGGGACAGCCAGCAATAGTTGGTATTGTTGTTTTAAATCGCGGTGTTGTCTAGGCTGCTGGTAGACGGCTAAGCCCAGAGCAGGATAAAGGTTGATGAAATGTTAAGTTTTTTCAAGAAAAAACCCAAGGGCCCGGCGACGGTGCGCGTCCAGCCGTTGGGAGTGGAAGTTGAGGTTCCCCAGGGTCAGAGCATGCTGCAGGCAGTGTTGGAAGCGGGTTACGATTTTCCGCATAGCTGCAAGGTGGGAACCTGCATGTCGTGCCGATGCCGTTTGATTTCAGGCAAGGTGAATGCGATTCGCGATTTTTCGTATGTGCTGAGTGGCGAAGAGTTACGTGCTGGTTATATCCTCGCTTGCCAGGCAAAAGTGCCGGCGGGAACGCAAGTCGTTGTCGAGATGGAAATTGACGTCGATCGTCCGCATCACGAGGTCGTGACGGCTTCTGGTGTCATTGCCTCTCAACAAGCCCTAACCCACGATATCGTTGAGTTAAAAATTGATCTTGACCCTGCGGGCAGGGCGATTAGCTATGCTGCGGGTCAGTATGCCAGCCTGCGCCGAGCCGGGTTGGATCGCGACCGCGAGTATTCTTTCGCAACGGCGCCAGTCGTTGGCGGTGCGCGGCAACTGACTTTTTTCATTCGTCATGTTCCGGGTGGGGCATTCACTGATTGGTTGTTTGCTGAACCACGCGTTGGCCAGCCGTTGGAAGTTAGCGGCCCAGGGGGCGATTTCTGGTTGCGCCCCGAAGATGCGCCGCTCGTGTTTATCGCTGGGGGTAGTGGTCTGGCACCTATTCTTTGCATACTTGAAGCGGCGCTGCAAGAAGGCAGTACCCGCGATGTGCTGTTCTTGTTTGGTGCACGTGCCCAACGCGATCTTTACCAACTTGATGCCATTGCGCGCATTGCCGAACAGTGGAAAGGGACATTCAAGTTTGTACCCGTGCTGTCCGATGAGCCATCTGACAGTAACTGGCAGGGCAGTCGTGGGCTCGTGACAGAATACCTTGTGCCCGCGCACGTGCCAGGGTTAGGTGCGCGCCACGCCTACCTTTGCGGCCCGCCGCGCATGATTGATGCCGCAATGACGCAACTATATGCTGCGGGGATTCCGGAAGCGCATATTCACTATGACAAGTTCCTGGATGCGAGCAGTTTGCAAGCTTAAAGCAGGGTTGGATGGGATACCATTTGTACGAACGGTACGAACGGCATCAAGAATGCTAAACGTATCCATGATTATTTAAATTCTGTAACGTGAGGAGATGTGATGAAAGTAATTAAGGAATTATTACGTGCCACCTTGCGGGTGGCTGTGGTGGGCGGTATGGTGGCGAATGCACCA contains the following coding sequences:
- a CDS encoding aromatic ring-hydroxylating oxygenase subunit alpha, whose translation is MNAPLSADALKQDKLRQLLSDLENRVVVNGPGDIALGARNIYTDPTLFELELEHLIEGGWVYAAHESQLPNPNDYFTINVGRQPVVLTRDAEGKVHGFLNVCAHRGAKVVRHTKGNQKVHLCMFHGWCYNSKGELINVTDEADGGYPPGFDRKHLGLTPVAKLESYRGFIWVSLNPDVPPLKEYLNGSTTFIDLLVDQSPTGELEVLPGETTYIYQGNWKLQAENGLDGYHVKATHGNYLMTVGRRAKGQSTTETKTYDISKLDKGASGFYAFDQGHAVLYAVYPNYQDRPNFEFRDSYFEKYGVARAVWMTERLRNLMLMPNVFLMDQMSTQIRVFRPLAVDRTEVITYCVAPKGESAKARENRLRQYEDFFNASGMATPDDLAEFRNCQIGFQAKAAPFSDISRGQTRWERGVNAVGQEIGVEARMSSTQVADEGIYVSILEEWARRMQDIVQKELERSGQ
- a CDS encoding aromatic-ring-hydroxylating dioxygenase subunit beta yields the protein MNAVNESSHHTVTVAAWHSVLRFLGQEAKHLDDKDWDAWLALYAPDVDYWVPAWDSDGTLVTDPTKHVSLIYYKNRGGLEDRVFRIRTGRSASSTPLARTSHQFQLIDLSEPDDVVLARTNWVVHTVTEHAVRSYFGTAHYTLKPHNDSWLIHAKKTIVLNDRIDQVLDVFHI
- a CDS encoding PdxA family dehydrogenase; translated protein: MTTSLQERPARPAVGVVIGDPAGIGPEVIAKAWLAGQLHAACRPVLIGSAAAMARALGFIGKTAQINVLTDPATVPAGIVDRVDTLDILDTGRMDGEPLPLGEDTAVGGRVSAEWLDEADQLARSGQFAATVMGPISTGSMKMAGTLDKVVSVTPGESYLLLVSGPLRVAHLTDHMALRDVCEIISRDLVALTLRKLDAVMREWGIPKPRIVVAGLNPHAMGREDSEQIAPAVAQARAEGIDATGPMSPDTVFRQCIEGRFDIVLAMYHDQGHIAIKTWGFSGNSAIILGPPYTHLSVAHGTAFDIVGKNIADHTMMQSAIITGAYLAAGRGFPSEK
- a CDS encoding 2Fe-2S iron-sulfur cluster-binding protein encodes the protein MLSFFKKKPKGPATVRVQPLGVEVEVPQGQSMLQAVLEAGYDFPHSCKVGTCMSCRCRLISGKVNAIRDFSYVLSGEELRAGYILACQAKVPAGTQVVVEMEIDVDRPHHEVVTASGVIASQQALTHDIVELKIDLDPAGRAISYAAGQYASLRRAGLDRDREYSFATAPVVGGARQLTFFIRHVPGGAFTDWLFAEPRVGQPLEVSGPGGDFWLRPEDAPLVFIAGGSGLAPILCILEAALQEGSTRDVLFLFGARAQRDLYQLDAIARIAEQWKGTFKFVPVLSDEPSDSNWQGSRGLVTEYLVPAHVPGLGARHAYLCGPPRMIDAAMTQLYAAGIPEAHIHYDKFLDASSLQA